The genomic segment aaggaggcctacaaacctgactcaagttacaccagctctgtcaggaggaatgggacaaaattcacccaaattattgtgggaagcttgtggaaggctacccgaaatactaattgagcgtatgtaaacgtctgacccactgggaatgtgctgaaagaaataaaagctgaaataaataattctctctactattattctgacatttcacattcttaaaataaagtggtgatcctaactgaccttagacagggaattttttactaggattaaatgtcaggaattgtgaaaaacggagttgaaatgtatttggctaaggcgtatgtaaacttctgacttcaactgtaggcttCATAGGCCAGATAAGCTATACGTGACAATATCAGTCTCTATCCGACCCTTCCTGTCATTACAGGACAATGTTTTCCATCTGGTGAGTGCTGTGAGTGAGTGGATCATGGTCTTCagcttcatcttcttcttcttcacctACATCCATGACTTTAAAGTGAGTTTTCTGTCATTGTGGTGTGAATGATTGTCCTTTTCTTCTCCTTTATGAGTTATTCCTCTGTCTTGTATTTTTACAGAAGTTTACTCTGAAGCTGAGAACAGAGTTTGTTTCCTGACAAAGCAGAGATGTTCCatcgggtttaagtccgggctctggctgggccactcaaggacattgaggcttgtcccgaagccactcctgcgttgtcttgtctgtgtgcttagggtcattgtcctgttcgaaggtgaaccttcaccccagtctgaggtcctgagtgctctggagcaggttttcatctatgtatctttccctagatcctgactagtctcccagtccctgccactgaaaaacatccccacagcatgatgctgctaccaccatgcttcattgtaTTTCTCAAAACGAGATTCTTGGCATTCAGCCCAAATAGTTCAATGTTTGTTTCTtctgaccagagaatcttgtttctcattatctgagagtcctttagctgcctttgggcaaactccaagcaggctgcatttttctgaggagtggcttctatctggccactctaccataaaggcctgatttgtggagtgttgcagaaatggttgtcattctggaaggttctcccatctccaaagaggaactctggagcactgACAGAGTAACCATCAAGTTTTTGGttaccttcctgaccaaggcccttctcccccgattgctcagtttggccagctcttggaagagtcttggtggttccaaacgtcttccatttaagaatgatggtggccactgttttcttggggaccttcaatgctgcagaaatgttttggtacccttccccaggtctgtgcttcaacacaaacctgtctcagagctctacagacaattgctttgacctcatgacttggtttttgctctgacattcactgtcaattgtaggaccttatatagacaggtgtgtgcctttccaaatcatatccaatcaattgaatttaccaaaggtggactccaatccagtTCTAAAAACATCTCAaagacgatcaatggaaacaggatccacctgagctcaaCTTCAACTCTCATAACAAAGGATCTGACTACTTATTTAAGTAaggtattattatttttttaagtgtttttgctttgtcattatggggtattatgtgtagattgatgaggaaaaatataaattttggaataaggctgtaacgtaacaaaatgttgaaaaaaggAAAGGATACTTTCCAAATGAACTGTATGAGATTATCTGAATGATTACTTGATTAATACTGTATCCATTGCAACATAACCTAAGTCTTAACAGTTAACCACAAAACACATCCTGTGAACAGCAATTCTAGAATTTGTTGGGTTAATGAAAGACTCATCCAGGTGGTAAAGGTCAGTAATTGAACAAGAAAATCACAAGATCAAGTTAAGAAAATGAATTTCACGCATCACTCGTTTATGGAGAGGCTGTATGTACATTTACCTACTCCAAGGTCAATTGTTTTATATTAGAATGTAAATATTTTTATAGTTAGGTATTTTCCTCAAGAAAAACTATTGTTTCTCAGGGTATTGAGGCATATCTATGGTATACCATTGTAATAAAGTAACTCAATACATATAgggctactgtatgtgtgaagTATTTCTATGttcccaacaacaacaaaaaaactgttTAAATAAAATTATGTCCACATATCTTTAGGTAAAATGTGGTCTTTATTTTTACAGCTAAACTGCATAAACACTCAGATCTCAATGCTGCTTGCCTTGCGCTTGTGAACAACGGGCTTTCCAATCTTCTAACACCTCTCCATCTACCCACTTTCTTAATCAATTGAAAAAAATCCATCATTGCAGTGTTCTACCCAGAGACAACTACAAACAATGTGAAGATGAATATCAATTGGATCTCTGAGCATTTGTTTGGATAAGAGATGTTGTATAAAACTCTTGACTTAAAGGCATAATGCAGAGGGAATCAAGGGCCTGAAAGCCTTGCTATAACATGGTTAGTCACACATGGTTAAATCTGGGATTAAGATGCACCATTTTAGAAGATTGAGGTGAATTCACATTAGGTACTACTGTTAATTTGGCCTTACACAGTACCATTTGTCCTTCACATTGTTCACTCCAGGAACATTTACATTTCAACAGCTTAATGTCTCAATTAAAAACGAATAATCGGCCAGAGAACAGTCCTCAACATTTCTGCTTGACATCCTTCATACAGCAGTTGCAGTATAAAATAGTACCCATCAAATGTTATCACAAACATTATTATGGACATGAGATACAACTTATCACCCTCACAAGTGTAACATGCAGACATCACtgtcaaaataacaaaacaaatgtGACTAAAGcacaattacatttttttcatttagcagacactcttatccagagcgacttacaggagcaataaGTGCTTTGCTCCAAGGGCACAGACATAtgtttcacctagttggctctggGATTCCAACCAGCAACATtccggttactgacccaacgccattaaccgctagactacctgccgccccacaatcTCTTTCAAAGGCATTGGAATGTTCACATGATACTGACATGGGGCAGAGGCATGTTTGCCCAGTGCAATCTTAAGAAAATAATGGTCAATTACTAATCGACTATCTGGTTAGTACTTTCCATGGTTGTCATGCCATCGGTTTTACTGCTAAACTATGTAAATAAAGACACACCATGTCCAATCAAATGTTTCAGGAGAAGAAatggaaacaaaaatataacattCATAAGATCAGTGGCTGACCTGGACATAGACATTATCAGCTCTTTCTCGTTGACATTCACTCAATCTACAATGCGATTTCAGCTACTTAACAATCTGCCTGTTTTTGTAAGTCCCATGCATCCCTGCAGATCCCTTCCACAGAAGTGGGACTTTCTGTCTGGTAGCACTGTAGTTCTGCCTGTCAAGCACACACTGGCATCTCGCCCTTCTGTGCCCCTGCAGCAGCACAGTGGAAAAGGCCCGGAGCACAGATGACAGGGAAGGAAGTTCCCTATAGGCAGCAGATCAATCGCTGAAAGATGACTCACTGCCATCGTCACTGTCATCATCGTGATCCAGTGTTTTCTTTTTGACGGCATCAGGCACAGGTGCATCTGGTGTGCTGCAAACAGAAACATGTAGCAATCACCATTGTTACTTAAAATAAATGTAGAACCACCATTTTATGAAATTCAGATGTGGGTATGAAACTAAACGTATTGGATTACGAGGTATGAGAATACAGATATTACAAAGATGTAATGTAAGCACACTCACTCAAGCAGGTTGGGATCCAAACCTTCCTGGACCATTTTATTCTTTATCGCCATAACTGGAACACCCTGTTTTTGAATAGTTTTCTACATTACTGATTTCATTGAACAGATTTCACATTTCTACAGAATATGACAATGTATAGAGAGACCTACCACTTGCACCATCTTGAGATATCTGGCATAGCGTGGGTCCTTGGCCACAGTCATCCAACTGTCTCCTGCTGCCTCTGCTGCTCTTGGTTCTGTTATGTTTGGAGAAGCCTACAATAGAGTCAATACTGCAATTCAGTATTTCCATAGTGCACAAATACACCAAGTCTTTAAGTTATTGTTGCATCAAAATGGATATGTTGAAAtcccaggaggttggtggcaccttaattggggaggacgagcTCGTGGTAAtagctggagcggaatcagtggaatggtatcaaatacatcaaacatggttTCTAAGTGAATTGATGCCGTTAAATTTAATGGCATCTAAGTCTGGTctatggctgggccactcaagcacTTTGActgtatgctttgggtcattgccCTATTGGAACGTAAATCGTTGCCCCAGTCTAAGGTAGTttgcaggttctcatcaaggatttgcctgtatttggctccattcattgttccctctaccCTAACCAgtctccctgccactgaaaagcatccccatagcatgatgctgccaccaccatgcttcacagtagggatggtgttagacgggtgatgagctgtgccagGTTCTCTCCCGGCatagcgctttgcattcaggccaaagagttataTTTTTGTCTCAGATCACATCATCTTTTGTCTTATGAGCTCagtctttcatgtgcctttttgcaaactccaggcgtgcagtcatgtgcctttttctcaggagtggcttccgtctggtcccTCTCCCaaaaagcccagattggtgaagtgctttagagactgttgtccttctgacaagttctcccatctcagccaaggaactatgtagttctgtcagagtggtcatttgGGTCTTGTGACCTCCctggcagagtctgggtagttccatattttttcaaTTTCCCAATTTTGGAGACCACTGTACTCTTGAAAACTTTCAACACTAgtttatacccttccccagatatatgcctcatcacaattatATCTTGGAGATATatggacttcatggtatagttcctgctctgacatgcactgtcaaatgttggaccttatatagacaggcgtttctttataaatcatgtccaaacaattgaattggccacagttgtagtgacatctcaaggattggatgcacctgagctcaatttggagtgtcatagcaaaagggtgagaatacttatgtaaatgagacatttctatatttaatttccaataaattagcaaacatttctaaaaacatgttttcactttgtcattatggggtattgtgtatagatgcagaataaaaaaatatttaatcaattttaaaatcaAGGGaatgagtactttctgaaggcactgtgtgtgtgtgtgtgtgtgtgtgtgtgtgggggaaggGGGGCATTACCTCAGGAGGTGGCAATGGCACAGCCACAGCTGTAGGGGTCTCTGGTTGACTTGGGACCACAACTGCGACTGGACCATTAACCTCTGTAGCTTGCCGCTGACCAACACCCTCCACCCTGACATCCTCCAAACCAGGAATAGAGGAGAGCTACATAGAACAAAATCAGGACGCACTGACATTATCATATTGGTATGCCCAGAGCAGCAAAGCACATAACAGTAGAACAACATCAAAGACAATAGTAAAGTCTTAGTATTGTATACAAAACACATACAGAAGCTGGGTTACCTACCTTTGCCTCCAAAATGCTGAGGGTAGTTTCAATCTGCTGTATCCGAAGAGATATGCATGCAAGTTTCTCTTCGCAAACTGTCGAAAAACGATTGAGAAAGCGGACAGTGTGCACTATGAACTGGTTGAGATAGGCAACGACTCTCCTCTGTTGTATGGCTGGGACCTGTGACCATATAATTCAGTATCATGGGAAAAATACAATGTTTATTTACTTACAGAGTTGGGGAGTTCAAAAACATTAACTACACATACTCGTTAGATACAACATTTACTTGATTACATTATTTGGCTGAGAGTCATTCAGCTTGTTTACATAACAAGCTGACGCTATCATGGCTAATTTAGCTACAGTAGCCACCAAGATAACTTCGGCTACGGAAAACACTCACCTTGGTCAGATCTATTCCTGATCCCACAATCGGTAAACCGTCCTCGTCCATGTTTTTATCGTTCTGGCAAACTATCGATTAACTCGCTATTACCTTGTTTAATAGTAATATCTTACTGAAAATCTGCAAAAGCGAGATCGACATTTTATTACGCCTCATGTGACTTCACTGTGACCCAAGTCTGACGTCACTATTCTTCTGCTCTTCCGGGTATATCAGCCAATGAGGTGCTTAGTTTTCTACTTCTTTATTGGAAATCCAAATGAACCCAAGTCTGAAGGTGCATACCTCCATCTCCTGAACTGGAGGGTTAACAGTTCATTGCCACAAATGTAGTGTGTTCAATGCACCACAAGGAGGGAGTACAGTATAATGGTTAATACATGTGCAGTGTCTCAAAACAAGCCACAATTCTGTTGATCCAGGCAAGGAGGACTTAGTTACTGTGTAATATGGTTTGCAGAGATGATGAGTTAATGGATAAAGCCATCAACACAAATTATTTGGCAACTTAATTTTGATGATGCCTCAGATGCTATCGTCTTTTAGAGACAACCCATAATGTAAGTGCACGCACGTGTGTTGCATTGGATCATGCCTGATTAGTTGTGAACTATTACTACATAGGAGCGCAGCAGAACCAATGGAAAACAAAACACAGGAAACCAAACATGCTGTTGACCTCAATCTGAACTCTACAAGGATTCCGTTTGATTTGAAATGGAACCCTTTAACCTGACCCAAGAGCAAACTGAAGCCATAGTCCATGCCCAGCATTGCCCACCTGATCATAAAACAAATCTGAAAGCCCAGTCCATGCCAATTAAACCTAGTTCAACAGGCAGGAACAGTCTCTACCCAGTTTTTAAAAAATTGTTATGAAGAACTcaacaaaaaaatctaaactgACCTCCTGAGTCAGAACCTATCCAGAGAGTGTTGGGAGCAGATCACTTTTTAAACCAGCAGCATATTGATTTATACGGGACTGTAATTGCTTCAGTGTGTCCTGGATGACTCCCCCATAATTGAGGCCTGGCAGAGCCTCTTCCCTGGACATACTCTGAGCCAGGCAGCGGGCAGAGGAGTACcgcaaccccccacacacacacacaccctccgccATGCAGTGAGCAGTGGATGGTTACCCCCTTACCCCCAAGCCACTCTATCATACCGTGAGGAGTgaactgcttcctgtgcttggccctcctatgttgaacataataaacagctccctatccaccagatgtgtaccaaactcactaaaagtggcagtaataaagcctctggTGAAAAAGACAaaccagaaaatataaaaaaactatcggcctatattgaaTCTCCCATTCCACTCAAAAATGGTAGAAAAATCTGTAgctcagcaactcactgccttcctgaagacaatgtataaaacgcttcagtctggttttagaccccatcatagcactgagactgcactcgtgaaggtggtaaataaccttttaatggcgtcagaccaaggctctgcatctgtccttgtgctcctagaccttagtgctgcttttgacaccatTGATCATGACATTCTTTTgtagagattggaaacccaaattggtctacacagacaagttctggcctggtttagtggtccttctgtagctcagttggtagagcatggcgcttgtaacgccagagtagtgggttcgattcccgggaccacccatacgtagaatgtatgcacacatgattgtaagtcgctttggataaaagcgtctgctaaatggcatatattattattattattatcttatctgtcggaaagatatcagtttgtctctgtggatggctTGTCCTCTGACAAAGTAACTGTAAGTTTCGGTGTTCCtaaaggttctgttttaggaccactatagtttacactatatattttacctcttggtgatgttattcggaaacataatgttaactttcactgctatgcggacgatacacagctgtacattttgatgaaacatggttAAGCACCAAAATTGCCAtctctggaagcctgtgtttcagacataaggaagtggatggaggcaaatgttttacttttaaactcagacaaaacagagatgctagttctaggtcccaagaaacaaagaggtcttctgttggatctgacaatttattttgatggttgtacagtcgtctcaaataaaactgtgaaggacctcggtgttactctggaccctgatctctcttttgatgaacacaTCAAGGcaatttcaaggacagcttttttccatcttcgtgacattgcaaaaatctgaaaacgttctgtccaaaaatgatgcagacaagttaatccatgcttttgtcacttctagattagactactgcaatgctctactttccagctacccggataaagcactaaataaacttcagttagtgctaaacatgactgctagaatcttgactagaaccaaaaaatgatcatattattccagtgctagcctctccacactggcttcctgtataggctagggctgatttcaaggtttaacTACTAACCTACAAAGCCTTACacgggcttgctcctacctatctctcagacgtacgctacggtcagaagacgcaggcctccttattgtccctagaatttctaagcaaacagctggagacagggctttctcctatagagctccatttgtatggaatggtctgcctatccatgtgagcgacacagactcggtctcaacctttaagtctttactgaagactcatctcttcagtaggtcctatgattgagtgtagtccggcccaggggtgtgaaggtgaacggaaaagcattggagcaacgaaccacccttgctgtcgcTGCCTagctggttcccctctctccaccaggattctctgcctctaaccctattatggggactgagtcactggcttactggtacTGTTCCATCCCGTCCCTAGGatgggtgcatcacttgagtgggttgagtcactgacgtgatcttcctgtctggtggTTCGTGCCacgggggagatctttgtgggctatactcagccttgtctcagggtagtaagttggtggtttgaagatatccctctcgtggtgtgggggctgtgctttggcaaagtgggtggggttatatcctgcctggttggccctgtccgggggtattgtcggacggggccacagtgtctcccgacccctcctgtctcagcctccagtatttatgctatccggtgtcctgtgggattggggctagggtcagtctgttatttctggagtatttctcctgtcttatctggtgtcctgtgggaaTGTAAGTGTGcttcctctaattctctctccctctgggaccatgcctcaggactacctggcctgatgactccttgctgtccccagtccacctggttgtgctgctgctccagcttcaactgttctgcctgcggctatggaaccctgaactGTTCACCGggcgtgctaccttgtcccggacctgctgttttcgactctctctctctaccgcacctgctgtctataactctgaatgctcggctatgaaaagccaactgacatttactcctgaggtgctgacctgttccatcctctacaaccactgtgattgttattgttatttgaccctgctggtcatttatgaacgtttgaacatcttggccatgtactgttatattctcaacccagcacagccagaagaggactggccacccctcagagcctggttcctctctaggtttcttcctaggttcctgcctttctagggagtttttcctagccaccgtgcttctacatctgcattgcttgctgtttggggttttaggctgggtttctgtatagcactttgtgacatcggctgatgtaaaaagggcgttggaaatacatttgattgagagCTTCCCATACATGTTTCACACAAACACGTTAACTCTGCTGACAGGGCTTTCTGCAGGAGGGAATACTTCTCTATAGGGATACTTACAGAATGAACAGGTTTCTTACTTAAAGGGGGTCCTCTGAGAGTGGGGGGGTCCTCTGAGAGTGTAGTGTGGTGGGGCATAGACAGCTATGTTTTTCAGGCTTTTTCCTACATCAAGTGCACTCGTTGAACTATCTGGCAACTTGTGCATACTTGAATTGTATTGTTATGATTGCATCACCCAGGATTTGCAGTGTTCACTGTTTTGACAGAATCCTGTGTCTGTAAGCACGTTGACACTGATAGGATGAATAGTGTCAGAGGGACTTTCCTATGTGTCGTAAAAGAGAGAGTTTTGGCATTTTGACAGTGACTTAATAATGACAGCATTATTAAACATTGATAATAAATACATGGCTCTTAATAATAGAACTGCAATCCTGCAAGTTGAGGAATAGCTTTCTCCTGTATCACCATTTCCAGAGATATTGACCTGATACCCTGGTAGCTGGGTATTATTTGCTTTgttaacatgatttctgaatgtCTTCTGAGTAGGGTTTCATAATTccaggaactttcaataaattccttggtgtttccagaaatcctggttggaggattgcggacttcctgcttattccctcctccAACCAGAATTTtcggaaaaccagggaatttattgaaagttcgtggaattttgcaaccctccTTCTGAGAACACGAGGCTATTTCTGAAAACATTATCTTAGTAGAATCCAGCATGTTCATCAATCTGACATGGATAGTTAAACTATCATAGAACAGTATTTAAATTGGGATTTGATCATCAACAGGCGCCATGGAATTTCCTGCCCACTTCACCGAAACATTTGTGACCCCTACATGTTGCTGCGGCAACGGCAAGTATCAAAACAAGCACCCCTCTCGCTCTGCTGCTCCATGACGCACCTTCATTTCTTCCATATGAACAGACATGGTATGGCACCGAAATATGATTTTGATACCCCATGCACACGCATCAGCACCACACCCCTCTTTTTCATTTAAACCCACTTCACATCACTGAGTAGATTAAATACGGAGTAAAAAATAACATAAttaccccctctctcacacaatGAATAGCTTAGTTTGCTTAGTTCATATGAAGATGTTTGGGTTTAAATCACTGATCAGGAAAGTACAGCCTAACTCACAAGAGCCATCTCAAACTAATCAAGAGGGAATGGTTCACCCCAATTAAGATCAATGCTATGAAGGAGAAGAATGAAACAGGGTTGAGAGCACAGATTCTAACTGCTCTCTCAGCCCCTGTGTGTCCTCATGTGAACTTGAAATGCTTATCTTTCTCATATACTCATCTGTATGCTGGACCATTGTCTTTACCTCTAGCCTGGCTGTTTTGCAGGTCAGTCCAGACAGAGGATGCTGTCAACACCTCTTCCCTGTCCAGAATCCCTGTGAGTGAAAACAAGCCTTTTCCTGGTCAATGAGTTCAGGGgggcggaagagagagagaaagagagagagagaaagataaagagaggagagagagagagacagagagagagagagagagagagacagggggagagcgagagagagagagagaagggcagacagaaagaaagggagaataagagagacagagagagagagagagagagagagagagagagagagagagagagagagagagagagagagagagagagagagctggcagAGGTACAACCCTGAGTGCTGCATATTAGAGTGGgcaggagaaggaaagaaagggCAGTCTACTACTGCATTGGGGGATAACCAGACAACAACAGGCCATCATTATAGCCATACCCCAGCAGTAATGATAATAGTCATATTTGTCACTATTCATGGCAGTGAGACTTATAATCACCTGGTTGCCAAATTAGATTAGTTTTTCATTAGAAAACACTGATT from the Oncorhynchus keta strain PuntledgeMale-10-30-2019 chromosome 33, Oket_V2, whole genome shotgun sequence genome contains:
- the LOC118366327 gene encoding WASH complex subunit 3-like; protein product: MDEDGLPIVGSGIDLTKVPAIQQRRVVAYLNQFIVHTVRFLNRFSTVCEEKLACISLRIQQIETTLSILEAKLSSIPGLEDVRVEGVGQRQATEVNGPVAVVVPSQPETPTAVAVPLPPPEASPNITEPRAAEAAGDSWMTVAKDPRYARYLKMVQVGVPVMAIKNKMVQEGLDPNLLDTPDAPVPDAVKKKTLDHDDDSDDGSESSFSD